The Nostoc punctiforme PCC 73102 genome includes a region encoding these proteins:
- a CDS encoding IS630 family transposase (programmed frameshift), protein MKAYSLDLRQKIVNTYLEGGISQRHLAKRFGVALSFIEKLLKQYQETGNIAPKIRIQQTPPKLNEQQLNVLKEIVETNNDATLSEIRNELEKKTGVLIGRSTVDRMLQTLEIRVKKKTLHPSEKETERVQLLRVKFWLQIQAISAVNLVFIDESGVNISLIRKFARASKGKRAYGSRPQKRSQNVSIIGAIGIKGVISKYSLVGATNGLTFEAFISQKLVPQLWEGAYVVMDNCSVHKGKEIEKLIEAAGAKLIYLPPYSPDFSPIENCWSKIKSILRSLGARNYPDLAKAIETAFNKVSLNDIRNWFIHCCYCTSLD, encoded by the exons ATGAAAGCATACTCGCTCGACTTACGTCAGAAGATAGTTAATACATACTTAGAAGGTGGAATATCACAACGTCATCTAGCTAAAAGATTTGGAGTAGCTTTAAGCTTTATTGAAAAATTACTTAAACAATATCAAGAAACAGGAAATATAGCTCCTAAAATCAGGATACAACAAACTCCACCAAAGTTAAATGAACAGCAATTGAATGTTCTGAAAGAAATTGTGGAAACAAATAATGATGCTACGTTATCAGAGATTCGTAACGAGTTAGAAAAAAAGACAGGGGTTCTGATTGGTCGTTCAACAGTAGATAGAATGTTGCAAACGCTGGAAATTAGAGTAAA AAAAAAAACATTGCACCCCTCTGAGAAAGAAACAGAAAGAGTTCAATTATTAAGAGTAAAATTCTGGCTCCAAATTCAAGCTATATCTGCTGTAAACCTTGTATTTATTGACGAATCAGGCGTAAATATATCTTTAATCAGAAAATTTGCTCGTGCCTCAAAGGGTAAAAGAGCGTATGGGTCTCGTCCTCAAAAGCGTAGTCAGAATGTCTCTATAATTGGTGCAATTGGGATCAAAGGTGTCATTAGTAAATATAGTCTTGTCGGTGCAACCAACGGGCTGACATTTGAAGCTTTTATTTCTCAAAAATTAGTCCCACAACTTTGGGAAGGTGCTTATGTCGTGATGGACAATTGTTCCGTTCATAAAGGTAAAGAAATTGAAAAGTTAATTGAAGCAGCAGGAGCTAAATTAATTTATTTACCTCCATATTCTCCTGATTTTTCACCAATCGAAAATTGCTGGTCAAAGATTAAAAGTATACTACGTTCTTTGGGTGCTAGAAATTATCCAGATTTAGCAAAAGCGATTGAAACAGCTTTTAATAAAGTTTCTTTAAATGATATTCGCAATTGGTTTATCCATTGTTGCTACTGTACCTCACTAGACTAG
- a CDS encoding DUF928 domain-containing protein — translation MTYKYKLKLYIVKPMKWLLAIAVTLSSTTQYPVQVIAQTKQPPTTKQPVQPVKTPASPQQRTSQPVFVWPKTPALSPISGRRVGMGSRDNCPAVATALTALVPLQEAQNVGKQRDASVIGIVEGLTISERPTFWFYVPYTRDLADSSAEFILQDSAETNIYEKAIALPSQPGVIGISLPDNVASLEVGKTYRWYLKVRCNQRTASVPIYVEGDIQRINLDSRVMQQLQTTTDPQEKIVIYAKEGIWFDALTMLAKLRLANSNDASVKKHWQTLLQSVSLDNIATDPLVNSSNGQ, via the coding sequence ATGACTTATAAATATAAGCTAAAACTATACATTGTTAAGCCGATGAAATGGCTCTTAGCAATTGCTGTGACTTTAAGCAGCACCACTCAATATCCAGTACAAGTAATAGCCCAAACAAAACAACCACCAACTACTAAGCAGCCTGTACAACCAGTTAAGACACCTGCTTCACCTCAACAACGTACCTCGCAACCAGTTTTTGTTTGGCCAAAAACACCTGCTCTAAGTCCTATATCTGGACGTAGAGTAGGAATGGGTAGTCGGGATAATTGTCCTGCGGTTGCAACTGCACTCACTGCTTTAGTACCATTGCAAGAGGCACAAAATGTTGGCAAACAGAGAGACGCATCAGTTATAGGGATTGTAGAGGGGCTAACCATCTCTGAAAGACCTACATTTTGGTTTTACGTTCCCTACACACGGGATTTAGCTGACTCAAGTGCTGAATTTATCTTACAGGACAGTGCAGAAACGAATATTTATGAAAAAGCGATCGCACTACCGTCGCAGCCTGGTGTCATTGGTATTTCTCTTCCTGATAATGTTGCATCCTTAGAAGTAGGTAAAACATATCGCTGGTATTTAAAAGTTCGCTGCAACCAGAGAACAGCCAGCGTTCCTATATATGTTGAAGGAGACATTCAAAGAATCAATTTAGATTCTCGTGTGATGCAGCAATTGCAAACAACAACCGATCCCCAAGAAAAGATTGTTATTTATGCCAAAGAAGGTATTTGGTTCGACGCTTTAACTATGCTGGCAAAACTACGCCTTGCTAATTCTAATGATGCATCTGTTAAAAAACATTGGCAAACTTTATTGCAATCTGTCAGTCTGGATAATATTGCTACAGATCCTCTAGTGAATTCATCAAATGGCCAGTAA
- a CDS encoding glycosyl hydrolase family 18 protein gives MSNRFSRRKFVKFAGGVIAGSAAVGSAPLVNLLAANAQSSTGYKVVGYFENWSQYRQGGGKFLPAQIDPSLYTHINFAFGIFGYITKGIAPNNPRLTGDYRIQPIEWNDQTVLYPEIQKLKLKNPNLKTLLSIGGWGFNDPQDPIQIGTYTYNLFSQMAASAAGRQQFIYSALEYAQKYKFDGIDLDWEYPGYQGRGGRPEDFANFLALVREFRTAISGRNFLLTIASSAIVPSGVPDQYRSNPGSYFQWLAQCAQYLDWLNVMSYDYHGAFPDDKVTGMNAPLPQDSTPKGPFSVKNTIEAYLAAGIPNSKIVMGIPTYGRTFKVSSPLSLTDNGPGKSYSSVGPAGISTVTPGVLSYYEIQNRISSGSLTRRWHEPTLTPYAYNSQTSEWVSYDDTESIGYKTSYLIEKKLGGAMIWAIGLDQFQSGFPLIKRVKSILDNPALRPKLPSYFVSGGRRYNQYSFLCTHNSFANSDENWTAANQFNTITKQLNDGVRALMLDIYNAEFDSLLGGKGVYLLHNFNPNASFPGINYALPLKHLYDALNEVVAFLKNNRNEVVTIFLEDYVYPDTNKLKEELDKVTGLKELIYDPDNNPNWSVRVTGEWPLLSEMIEWNKRLIIFSDKNHNNLTTKIGVAYDRNYILQNFWSLGVGGTDWDCQSRWRDGYHYQIVPEGTPYSQWRYADPQLHPKVVEKKSALFLFNHFRDTPTRITAALDNTYDKIMDRIENRCCNSAFLPKEKTTKQLPNFVAVDFWQEPVLYNNKAANVVQELNRRWENKLGCANR, from the coding sequence ATGTCCAATCGCTTTTCTCGACGCAAATTTGTCAAATTTGCAGGTGGTGTCATAGCTGGAAGCGCAGCAGTAGGAAGTGCGCCTTTAGTTAACTTGCTTGCAGCTAATGCCCAAAGCTCTACAGGATATAAAGTTGTTGGTTATTTTGAAAACTGGTCTCAATACCGGCAAGGAGGCGGAAAGTTTTTGCCAGCACAGATTGATCCATCACTGTATACACACATAAACTTTGCTTTTGGCATTTTCGGCTATATCACCAAAGGCATTGCGCCAAATAACCCGCGCCTTACTGGTGACTATAGAATCCAACCCATAGAGTGGAACGATCAGACGGTACTGTACCCAGAAATCCAAAAACTGAAGCTAAAGAACCCTAATCTTAAGACTTTATTATCAATTGGTGGATGGGGCTTTAATGACCCCCAAGATCCGATTCAAATAGGCACTTATACTTATAATCTTTTCAGCCAAATGGCAGCTTCGGCAGCAGGCAGGCAACAGTTTATTTATTCTGCGCTCGAATATGCTCAAAAATATAAATTCGATGGAATTGACCTAGATTGGGAATATCCTGGTTATCAAGGTAGAGGAGGTAGACCAGAAGATTTCGCAAATTTCCTTGCTCTAGTCCGAGAGTTCCGTACTGCCATCTCTGGAAGAAACTTTCTTTTAACGATCGCCTCATCTGCCATAGTCCCATCAGGCGTACCAGATCAATATCGCTCCAATCCAGGATCTTACTTTCAATGGCTGGCTCAGTGTGCCCAATATTTGGATTGGCTCAACGTCATGTCCTACGACTATCATGGTGCATTTCCTGACGATAAAGTAACAGGGATGAACGCACCCCTACCCCAAGACTCTACGCCCAAAGGGCCATTCAGCGTCAAAAATACTATCGAAGCCTACTTAGCAGCAGGGATTCCCAATAGCAAAATCGTTATGGGTATACCAACTTACGGTCGGACGTTCAAGGTATCCAGCCCACTGAGTTTAACCGATAATGGCCCAGGAAAGTCTTATAGTAGTGTCGGCCCTGCGGGAATATCAACTGTGACTCCAGGAGTTCTCTCATACTACGAGATTCAAAACCGGATCTCAAGCGGTTCTCTAACACGACGGTGGCATGAACCAACTCTGACTCCCTACGCCTACAATAGCCAAACTAGTGAGTGGGTGAGCTATGACGATACTGAGTCAATCGGTTATAAAACCAGTTACTTGATTGAGAAAAAACTGGGTGGCGCGATGATTTGGGCGATCGGTCTAGACCAATTTCAAAGCGGTTTTCCTCTGATTAAAAGGGTAAAATCTATTTTAGATAATCCTGCATTAAGGCCAAAGTTGCCGTCTTACTTTGTGTCTGGTGGACGCAGATATAACCAATACTCCTTTTTATGTACCCATAATTCTTTTGCTAATTCTGACGAGAATTGGACTGCCGCTAACCAATTTAACACTATTACTAAGCAACTCAATGACGGTGTTAGGGCACTTATGCTTGATATATATAATGCTGAGTTCGATTCTCTATTAGGAGGAAAAGGTGTATATCTACTCCATAACTTTAATCCAAACGCTTCATTCCCGGGAATAAATTACGCTTTGCCTTTAAAACACCTGTATGATGCTTTAAATGAAGTAGTAGCTTTTCTCAAAAATAATCGCAACGAAGTAGTAACTATTTTCTTGGAAGATTACGTTTACCCTGACACTAATAAGTTAAAGGAAGAACTTGACAAAGTTACAGGCTTGAAAGAGTTAATCTACGATCCGGATAACAATCCAAATTGGAGCGTCCGAGTTACAGGAGAATGGCCTTTACTATCCGAAATGATCGAATGGAATAAACGCTTAATTATTTTCAGCGATAAAAACCACAATAATTTAACTACAAAAATTGGAGTAGCTTACGATCGCAATTACATACTACAAAATTTTTGGAGTCTTGGAGTTGGTGGTACTGATTGGGATTGCCAGTCAAGATGGCGTGACGGATATCATTATCAAATAGTGCCAGAAGGAACGCCATATAGCCAGTGGAGATATGCAGATCCCCAATTACATCCTAAAGTTGTGGAGAAAAAATCAGCATTATTCCTTTTTAACCATTTTAGAGATACCCCTACTAGGATAACCGCAGCACTTGATAACACCTATGACAAAATCATGGACAGAATCGAGAATCGTTGTTGTAATTCAGCATTTCTGCCTAAAGAAAAGACAACAAAGCAACTGCCAAATTTTGTAGCTGTTGATTTTTGGCAAGAGCCAGTTTTATACAATAATAAAGCTGCTAATGTTGTCCAAGAACTAAATAGAAGATGGGAAAATAAACTGGGATGCGCTAATCGATAA
- a CDS encoding CHAT domain-containing protein: MQKLQLAKRVVKFAVNPVILFTLAIFLIIIPSTFAKPIQTNLPDEFHIQTNKPPATTSQQLLEQGEALYQAGRFTEAVTVLQQAVRISQAESNNLAQAAALTNLSLVYQQIGSWKKADATIDTSLNLLGWDEKNQTLNVNNPKSQLWEILAQTLNIQGELQLAQGQTDASVKTSQQAEQIWKKLGDNAGVTRSRIDQAQALRVSGFYRRSRDILQEVSEQLKAQPDSLLKVTALRSLGNVLQQLGEIESSQKILQQTLEIAQHLQLPLEISLTEFSLGNTARSLSNIKDAIIHYENAAKIAPNPLPKVQAQINQLSLLVEKEQITAAKTLIPIIQSQLASLPTNQAGIYARINFAQTLTKIAYKKDIAEILASSVQQAKIIGDERAESYALGSLGEVYEQNHQWQDAQDLTQQALFLAQKIDASDIAYRWEWQLGRLLKAQGNIPEAISAYDAAVARLQLLRSDLVAVDREVQFNFRDRIEPIYRQSVELLLQEKGQGKPDLDKARQRIEALQLAELDNFFREACLNNQFVALDNVVNRDNPDTAIFYPIILDKHLEIIVKLPNQPLIHKTFVVNRQEIEQVIIKMRETIVEPDANRQFQVLSQQLYEWLIKPVETDLKKRKVNTLVFIPDGLLRNIPMSALYDGKEYLVQKYSVAVTPGLQLFTPKPLAQHKLNALAGGLSQPPKNENFAPLPNVKVELQLIQRLGVSKITLLDGNFNSATLEETINAQPFRVVHLATHGQFSSKAKDTFILAADRRINVSELDSLLKSRGQKRAEPIELLVLSACETATGDNRAALGLAGVALRAGARSTLASLWQIGDNSTALFIDEFYRQLMTGKTTAEALRLAQLKLLSGSEYTRPRYWAPYVLVGNWL; encoded by the coding sequence ATGCAAAAACTTCAGCTGGCAAAGCGAGTAGTTAAATTTGCGGTAAATCCTGTAATCTTGTTTACTCTTGCTATTTTTTTGATTATTATCCCCAGCACATTTGCCAAACCAATCCAGACAAATTTACCAGACGAGTTTCACATCCAAACCAATAAACCCCCAGCGACAACATCACAGCAACTTCTTGAGCAAGGAGAAGCACTTTATCAAGCTGGGCGCTTTACTGAAGCGGTAACTGTTTTACAACAAGCTGTCCGTATTTCTCAAGCAGAAAGCAATAACCTTGCCCAAGCCGCAGCACTGACTAACCTCTCCCTTGTATACCAGCAAATCGGTTCGTGGAAAAAAGCTGATGCAACGATTGACACTAGCTTAAATTTGCTGGGCTGGGATGAGAAAAATCAAACGTTAAATGTCAACAATCCAAAGTCTCAATTGTGGGAAATTCTGGCACAAACTCTGAATATTCAGGGCGAACTGCAACTGGCACAGGGACAAACTGATGCATCTGTGAAAACATCACAGCAAGCAGAGCAAATCTGGAAAAAATTAGGTGACAATGCTGGAGTAACGCGCAGCCGGATCGACCAAGCACAAGCTTTACGAGTTTCTGGTTTTTACCGTCGTAGCCGGGATATATTGCAGGAAGTATCCGAACAGTTAAAAGCTCAACCTGACTCACTTCTAAAAGTAACAGCTTTGCGATCGCTTGGTAACGTCTTACAACAATTAGGCGAAATAGAGTCATCTCAGAAAATTTTACAACAAACCTTAGAAATTGCTCAACATCTGCAACTACCTCTAGAAATTAGTTTGACGGAATTTAGCCTCGGTAATACTGCGAGATCGTTAAGTAATATCAAAGATGCTATTATCCATTATGAAAATGCTGCCAAAATTGCGCCTAACCCACTTCCCAAAGTGCAAGCTCAAATCAATCAACTTAGCTTACTGGTTGAGAAAGAACAAATAACAGCAGCGAAAACATTAATACCTATAATCCAATCTCAATTAGCTAGTTTACCGACAAATCAAGCTGGTATTTATGCGAGGATCAATTTTGCTCAGACTTTGACTAAAATTGCTTATAAAAAAGACATTGCAGAGATTCTAGCCAGCAGCGTTCAACAAGCTAAAATCATAGGCGATGAACGCGCCGAATCCTATGCATTAGGCAGCTTAGGAGAAGTTTACGAGCAGAACCATCAATGGCAAGACGCGCAGGATTTGACACAGCAAGCCTTGTTTCTAGCGCAAAAAATCGATGCCTCAGATATAGCTTATCGCTGGGAGTGGCAGTTAGGACGCTTGCTCAAAGCACAAGGAAATATCCCAGAAGCGATATCTGCTTACGATGCAGCAGTAGCAAGGCTACAGTTACTTCGTAGTGATTTAGTTGCAGTTGACCGAGAGGTACAATTTAATTTTCGTGATCGCATAGAGCCGATTTATCGCCAGTCTGTAGAGTTGCTTTTACAAGAGAAAGGACAAGGAAAGCCCGATTTAGATAAAGCACGTCAGCGAATTGAAGCTTTACAATTAGCAGAACTGGACAATTTTTTCCGAGAAGCTTGCTTAAATAACCAATTTGTGGCGTTAGACAATGTGGTAAACCGTGACAACCCGGATACTGCTATTTTCTATCCGATTATCCTAGATAAACATTTAGAAATTATTGTCAAACTTCCCAATCAACCGTTGATACATAAAACTTTTGTAGTCAACCGTCAGGAAATAGAGCAAGTCATTATAAAAATGCGAGAGACAATAGTGGAACCCGATGCTAATCGGCAATTTCAAGTACTTTCTCAACAGCTTTATGAGTGGTTAATAAAACCAGTGGAAACAGACCTCAAAAAGAGGAAAGTAAATACTTTAGTCTTTATTCCAGATGGTTTGTTGCGAAATATCCCGATGTCTGCATTGTATGATGGCAAAGAGTATTTAGTGCAAAAATACTCTGTAGCTGTTACTCCAGGACTACAACTATTTACACCCAAACCTCTAGCACAGCACAAATTAAATGCTCTGGCTGGAGGACTATCGCAACCACCCAAAAATGAAAACTTTGCACCACTTCCTAACGTTAAAGTTGAACTGCAATTAATTCAAAGATTGGGTGTGTCAAAAATCACATTATTGGATGGAAATTTTAATAGTGCAACGTTAGAAGAAACTATTAACGCTCAACCTTTTAGAGTTGTTCACTTAGCAACTCACGGGCAATTTAGCTCTAAAGCCAAAGACACTTTCATCCTAGCAGCTGATAGACGCATCAATGTCAGTGAATTAGACAGCTTGCTCAAAAGTAGAGGGCAAAAACGCGCAGAGCCAATTGAATTACTTGTTTTGAGTGCTTGCGAAACAGCAACAGGAGATAACCGAGCTGCATTAGGATTAGCAGGAGTTGCTCTGCGCGCTGGTGCGCGGAGTACTTTAGCATCCTTGTGGCAAATTGGCGATAACTCCACAGCTTTGTTTATTGATGAATTTTATCGTCAATTAATGACTGGTAAAACTACAGCAGAAGCTCTACGTCTTGCTCAACTAAAACTACTGTCTGGTTCTGAATATACTCGTCCTAGATATTGGGCACCCTATGTTTTAGTTGGCAATTGGTTGTAG